In Rhodothermales bacterium, the genomic window ACGCCGTACCGCGACTTGACGTTGCGCATGCCCGAGATCATCTCCTGGATGAGCGCGAATGTCTCCACCGCGGCGCCGTCGACCTCGGCTGTATCGGCCTGCGGCCACGCCTGGTGCATGAGGCTCTCGCCGTCCTCCCGTCCGCGCAGCTGCCACCACAGATCCTCCGTGATGAACGGCATGAAGGGGTGCAGGAGGTGCAGCATCGTATCGAAGAGATCGCTGGCCAGCGCGATCGCGCCGCGGTCCATCTGCTCCCCATACGGCGGCTTTACCAGCTCCAGGAACCAATCGCAGTAGTCGCCCCAGAACAGGGTGTAGATGCGAGTCAGCGCTTCATTCAGGCGATAGCGCTCCAGGTCTTCCTCGACGGCGGCAATGGTCTGATTGACGCGGCTCACCATCCAGCGCTCGACCAGCGACAGGTCCTCAAAGGAGCGGCTCCGGGCGTAGGTCTGCCCCTCCTCACGGAACTGCCCGAACACGTTGAACGCGTTCCAGATCTTGTTCGCAAAGTTGCGCCCCATTTCGAAGCGCGTCGGATCCAGTTTGATGTCCTGCCCCTGCGCGCAGAGGATGGTCAGGGAGAATCGAACCGCATCGGCCCCGTACTGCTCGATCATCTCCAGCGGATCGATGCCGTTGCCGAGGCTCTTGGACATCCACCGGCCGTGCTTGTCCTTGATCATCCCCGTGATGAAGATGTCGCGGTACGGCGGCTCGCCGGTGAAATGCAGGCCCGCCATGATCATGCGGGCAATCCAGAAGAAGAGGATGTCGTAGCCGGAAACCAGGACTGAGCCAGGGTAGAAGTACTTCAGGTCCTCCGTCTCGTTGGGCCAACCCAGGGTCGCAAACGGCCACAGCCAGGAGCTGAACCACGTGTCGAGCACGTCCTCGTCCTGCACCATACCGGGCTCGGGCTGGTCGACGGACACCTTGAATCCTTTCGATTCGTCGATCTCGCCCTGTACGTCCAGCCAGTACCAGACTGGAATCCGGTGGCCCCACCAAAGCTGGCGGCTGATGGTCCAGTCCCGGATGTTCTCCAGCCAGCGGAAGTACTCGTTCTCCCAGCGCTTCGGATGAAACTTGATGGTGCCGTCGCGCACGGCCTCCAGCGCGGGCTCCGCGAGCGGCTTCATGCGCACGAACCACTGCCGGCTGATCAGCGGTTCGATCACCGCCTTGGACCGGCTGGAGATCGGCACGGTGGTCCGGTACTCCTCGATCTTCTCGAGCAGTCCGGCCGTTTCCAGGTCCTCGACGATCTTTTTGCGCGCATCGAAGCGGTCCATGCCCTCGTAGGTGCCGCCGTGCTCATTGATGGTCGAGTCCGGGTTCATGATCGAGATGATCTCCAGCCCGTGCTTCTGACCGATCTCGAAGTCGTTCTTGTCGTGACCGGGGGTCACCTTCAGCGCGCCCGCGCCAAACTCTGATTTGACGTAGTCGTCCGCGATGATGGGAATCTCACGTCCGACAAGCGGCAGCACCGCCTTCTGTCCGATGAGGCCGGCGTAGCGCTCATCCTCCGGATGCACAGCAATCGCCGTGTCGCCCAGCATCGTCTCGGGACGCGTGGTCGCAATCGTGATATGCCCATCGCCCGAAGCCAGCGGGTAGCGGATGTACCACAGGTGCCCGTCCCGCTCGACGTTGTCCACCTCTTCGTCCGAGATGGCCGTCATGTCGACGGGGCACCAGTTGATGAGGTACTCGCCGCGGTAGATCAGGTCCTGCTCATAGAGGCGCACGAAGACGTCCTGCACCGCGCGCGAGAAGCCTTCGTCCATGGTGAAGCGCTCCTTGGACCAGTCCGCCGAGTCACCCAGACGGCGCTTCTGCTGCAGGATGATCCCGCCGTACTCCTCCTTCCAGGCCCAGACTTTCTCGACGAACTTTTCGCGGCCGAGGGCATGCCGATCCTGCCCGGTCTCCTTCTTCAGCGTGCGCTCGACGACGTTCTGGGTAGCGATGCCGGCGTGGTCCATGCCCGGCAACCACAGCGCCTCATCCCCCTTCATGCGGCGGATGCGCGTGATGGCATCCTGCACCGTGTCCTGCAGCGCGTGCCCCATGTGCAGCCGCCCCGTCACGTTGGGCGGCGGCATGACGATCACGTGCGGATCCGTGTCGGGATTCGGGCTCGTGCGGAAGAGGTCATGGGACTCCCAGTACTTGTACCACTTCTGCTCGATGGCATGCGGGTCGTACGAGGGGCGCTTTTCCTGGGACATGGTCCGGGCGATGGGGGGAGTGCTTCGGGTTGAGAATGGCGCCAACCGTCCGTCTTGGGCGCGGTTTCAGGGCCGCATGGTATTCGTGGAGGCTTGGCGAGGGTGGTCGTTGCCGCCGCGTCCCGTCAGCCGTGCATGTAACCCGGGCGCCGTTGCCTCGTCCTCCTATCTTTTGAGTGTCAAACTCTCGAGAGCTCCCATGACCATTGACCGCAGGCGTTTCCTTGGATCGGCATTGCTCGGAGGATCGGCGCTCATGGCTGCGCCGGGGATGGTGGCCAAAGCGGCCCGGCGCCGCTCGATGCGCATCCTGATCCTCGGCGGCACCGGCTTCATCGGACCGCACATGGTCCAGACGGCGATCGACCGCGGGCATACCGTGACGCTTTTCAACCGTGGGCGTACGAACACCCATCTCTTCCCGGGGGTGGAGAAGCTGGTAGGAGACCGCAATGGCCAGTTGGAGGCGCTGGAAGGCCGGTCCTGGGATGTTGTGATCGACAACAGCGGCTACTACAAGTCTCACGTGCGCATGTCGGCGGAGGCTCTGAGAGACTCGGTGGATCACTACCTGTTCACCTCCACCATCGATGCGTATCGGGATTTCAATACCCCGTTCTTCGACGACTCCTATCCCCTGCATCCGGCGGATCCCGACCGGCCGGACGACCCCCGTCGATTCTACGGGCAGTTGAAGGCCGACTGCGAGCGCATCGTCCGGGAGATCTATCCGAACAACTCGACCCAGGTGCGTCCGGGCTGGATCGTCGGTCCTGGCGACAACAATCACCTGATGACCTATTGGGTGGTGCGCATCAATCGGGGCGGTGAGGTGCTGGCTCCCGGATCACCGGATGATTACATGCAGCTGACTGATGCGCGCGATCTGGCCGAGTGGTACATCCACATCGCCGAAAACCAGGTCTTTGGTCAGTTCAGTGCGGTCGGGCCCGTGATGACATGGGCGGAATGGCTGTATGGCATGCGGGCCGTGACGCCGGCCGATGTGAAATTCACTTGGGTCGACGCGGATTTCCTGCTGGAGCACGATGCCAAACCCTGGACCGACATTCCCATCTGGTGGCCGACGCGCAACAACTGGGGACCGCCCTCCTATGGAGGCATTGTCGGCGGGGAGGGCGCGTTTTCCATTGACGGATCGAAGGCCCGGGCCCACGGTCTGAACCACCGTACCGTGGCAGACACGGCCAAATCGACGTTGGACTGGTACTGGCAAACGTTCGACGCCTGGCCGGAGGACCGGAGGCCGGGCTTTTCGGCAGCGAGGGAGCGGGAGCTGCTCGAGGCGTGGCATGCAACGCAGGGCTAGGTTCGTCCTTCTGGCGGTGCTCCTGTGCGCTCCGCCGGCACTCGCGCAGTCGAGTGCCGAGCTCGAGCGTGTCTTGTCGGCAGCGCTTGACGAGACGGGGGTGCCGGGATTGCGGGCGGCGATTCGCCTGCCGGACGGCCGGGTCGTAACCGGCGCGGTGGGGGTGGCCGACAAACAGACCGGCCAGCCGCTGGATGATCTGATCGGCATGCCGGGCGGAAGTACCGGGAAGACCTTCGTCGCAGCCCTGACCATGCTGTTGGTGGAGGACGGCACGCTCAGTCTTCGGGATCACGCTTCGAAGTGGATCGGAGACCGGGACTGGTTTGATCGACTTCCGAATGCAGATGAGATCCGGATCCACCATCTCCTTTCCCATAGCTCGGGAATTGGCGACTACCCGGCTACCATGCGGTTCAACATGGCCATGGTGTCCCGCGCCGTTCGTAGCGGCAGCGCCTATTTCGAACCGGAAGAGCTGATCCGCTTCGGGCTGGACCGAAAGCCGTATCACGAGCCTGGAGACGGGTATGTCTACACGGACATCGGCTATCTGCTGCTGGGCCTGATTATCGAGCAGGCTTCCGGGGATGAGTATTACACCCTTCTGGAGGAGCGCATTCTCGATCCGCATGGCTTGTCCAGGGTACGCGCGCAACGGGAATCCGTGCTGCAGGACATCGCGACCGGATACTCCGGCCGAGGCAGCACGATCAAGAAAGACGGACGCATGAAGTTCGACCCGCGCTCGGAGTGGACCGGAGGCGGATTGGTCACGACACCGACCATGCTGGTTGAGTTTATGGCGGCCCTCGGCGAAGGCCGGATTGTCTCACCGGACAGCTTCCGCCGCATGGTGGAACTCGGCTGGCAGAATCCGGAGCACCCGGCATTTCACTACGGTCTGGGCCTGTTCGTGGACAACCACGGCGAGACGCTCAGCCACGGTGGGCTCTGGCCGGGTTTCCGATCGCACATGGTCTACGACGTGCCGACCGGCATTGCGGTAGCC contains:
- a CDS encoding NAD-dependent epimerase/dehydratase family protein, whose protein sequence is MTIDRRRFLGSALLGGSALMAAPGMVAKAARRRSMRILILGGTGFIGPHMVQTAIDRGHTVTLFNRGRTNTHLFPGVEKLVGDRNGQLEALEGRSWDVVIDNSGYYKSHVRMSAEALRDSVDHYLFTSTIDAYRDFNTPFFDDSYPLHPADPDRPDDPRRFYGQLKADCERIVREIYPNNSTQVRPGWIVGPGDNNHLMTYWVVRINRGGEVLAPGSPDDYMQLTDARDLAEWYIHIAENQVFGQFSAVGPVMTWAEWLYGMRAVTPADVKFTWVDADFLLEHDAKPWTDIPIWWPTRNNWGPPSYGGIVGGEGAFSIDGSKARAHGLNHRTVADTAKSTLDWYWQTFDAWPEDRRPGFSAARERELLEAWHATQG
- a CDS encoding beta-lactamase family protein translates to MQRRARFVLLAVLLCAPPALAQSSAELERVLSAALDETGVPGLRAAIRLPDGRVVTGAVGVADKQTGQPLDDLIGMPGGSTGKTFVAALTMLLVEDGTLSLRDHASKWIGDRDWFDRLPNADEIRIHHLLSHSSGIGDYPATMRFNMAMVSRAVRSGSAYFEPEELIRFGLDRKPYHEPGDGYVYTDIGYLLLGLIIEQASGDEYYTLLEERILDPHGLSRVRAQRESVLQDIATGYSGRGSTIKKDGRMKFDPRSEWTGGGLVTTPTMLVEFMAALGEGRIVSPDSFRRMVELGWQNPEHPAFHYGLGLFVDNHGETLSHGGLWPGFRSHMVYDVPTGIAVAIQTNRDNRVDLEGLSARVAEVASAEMAARIRAAM
- a CDS encoding valine--tRNA ligase, whose translation is MSQEKRPSYDPHAIEQKWYKYWESHDLFRTSPNPDTDPHVIVMPPPNVTGRLHMGHALQDTVQDAITRIRRMKGDEALWLPGMDHAGIATQNVVERTLKKETGQDRHALGREKFVEKVWAWKEEYGGIILQQKRRLGDSADWSKERFTMDEGFSRAVQDVFVRLYEQDLIYRGEYLINWCPVDMTAISDEEVDNVERDGHLWYIRYPLASGDGHITIATTRPETMLGDTAIAVHPEDERYAGLIGQKAVLPLVGREIPIIADDYVKSEFGAGALKVTPGHDKNDFEIGQKHGLEIISIMNPDSTINEHGGTYEGMDRFDARKKIVEDLETAGLLEKIEEYRTTVPISSRSKAVIEPLISRQWFVRMKPLAEPALEAVRDGTIKFHPKRWENEYFRWLENIRDWTISRQLWWGHRIPVWYWLDVQGEIDESKGFKVSVDQPEPGMVQDEDVLDTWFSSWLWPFATLGWPNETEDLKYFYPGSVLVSGYDILFFWIARMIMAGLHFTGEPPYRDIFITGMIKDKHGRWMSKSLGNGIDPLEMIEQYGADAVRFSLTILCAQGQDIKLDPTRFEMGRNFANKIWNAFNVFGQFREEGQTYARSRSFEDLSLVERWMVSRVNQTIAAVEEDLERYRLNEALTRIYTLFWGDYCDWFLELVKPPYGEQMDRGAIALASDLFDTMLHLLHPFMPFITEDLWWQLRGREDGESLMHQAWPQADTAEVDGAAVETFALIQEMISGMRNVKSRYGVGPGKEIAATISVDNQALATELEANADYFTKLARVSDLTVGVGMDRPKASAAFVVGAHQVYVPLAGMVDLDAERDRLRKEIEQKEKFLAGVTRKLQNEQFVSKAPPAVVEKERQKASDARVEVEKLQATLAELG